One Faecalispora anaeroviscerum genomic window carries:
- the hisZ gene encoding ATP phosphoribosyltransferase regulatory subunit: MKKYHKITPEGIRDYLFEECLVHHHVEHRLEEVYRKRGFRQVVTPGLEFYDVFDPERSGIPSETMYKLTDRRGRLLVLRPDSTLPIARLTATRLQGQEKPLRLFYTQQVYRNHPGLSGHADEIMQSGVEMLGAGGHRADLEILVTAIEALSACVPDFRIELGHAGFFRAIVDGMTVSEDVLEDIRGFIETKNYPALDEILDSLPDSCEVAALRQLPRLFGRDEILEQAENLPLPDSAKEPIRYLKKLYGMLSELRLSDRIMVDLGLVQRNDYYTGIVFSAYVPQAGEALLLGGRYDNLLELYGTPMPAIGFAANVDVLADVVAAEGEETAIIPAQILVHGEDGFEIKALDYAARLTERGITCEFSVFEDREQAIHYAVAMGIPQVDFVSDTTVSIMLTKEENG; encoded by the coding sequence ATGAAAAAATACCATAAAATCACTCCCGAGGGCATTCGTGACTATCTGTTTGAGGAATGCCTGGTCCATCATCACGTGGAGCACCGTCTGGAAGAGGTGTACCGTAAAAGAGGATTCCGTCAGGTTGTTACACCTGGCTTGGAGTTTTATGATGTGTTTGACCCGGAGCGCTCCGGAATACCGTCGGAAACCATGTATAAGCTGACAGACCGCAGAGGGAGGCTTCTGGTGCTAAGGCCAGACTCTACTTTGCCGATTGCGCGGCTTACGGCAACCCGGTTGCAGGGGCAGGAAAAGCCCCTGCGTTTATTTTATACCCAACAAGTTTACCGGAATCATCCGGGGCTTAGCGGACATGCGGATGAGATCATGCAGTCCGGGGTAGAAATGTTGGGGGCCGGCGGGCACCGGGCCGATTTGGAAATTCTTGTAACGGCAATCGAGGCGCTTTCCGCCTGTGTGCCGGATTTCCGGATTGAGCTTGGGCACGCCGGCTTTTTTCGGGCCATTGTGGATGGAATGACGGTTTCGGAGGATGTTCTGGAGGACATTCGCGGGTTTATTGAAACCAAGAATTACCCCGCGCTTGACGAGATTTTGGATTCGCTGCCGGATTCCTGCGAGGTCGCCGCTTTGCGGCAGCTGCCTCGGTTGTTCGGCAGAGATGAAATCTTGGAGCAGGCGGAGAATCTTCCTCTTCCGGACAGTGCCAAGGAGCCGATTCGGTATTTGAAGAAGCTGTATGGCATGCTTTCAGAGCTGCGGCTTTCTGACCGTATCATGGTCGACCTGGGGCTGGTGCAGAGAAACGATTACTACACCGGTATCGTGTTCAGCGCCTATGTTCCCCAGGCAGGCGAGGCACTTCTGCTTGGCGGGCGCTATGACAATCTGTTAGAGCTGTATGGAACGCCGATGCCGGCCATCGGATTTGCCGCAAATGTGGATGTTCTTGCGGATGTTGTGGCCGCCGAGGGCGAAGAAACCGCTATTATTCCCGCACAGATTCTGGTGCATGGAGAAGACGGCTTTGAAATCAAGGCGCTGGATTATGCGGCGCGCCTTACAGAGCGCGGAATTACCTGCGAGTTTTCAGTATTTGAGGACCGTGAGCAGGCCATTCATTACGCGGTGGCCATGGGGATTCCCCAGGTGGATTTTGTTTCCGACACCACGGTTTCGATTATGCTCACAAAGGAGGAAAATGGATGA
- the hisG gene encoding ATP phosphoribosyltransferase — translation MTPLRIALTKGRLEEKTVALLEKMGYDCSQVHNKGRKLILPVGDGEIEVVLAKAADVITYVQHGVCDLGVVGKDTIMESNGGFFEVLDLGFGKCRFAVAGPRGSDIFEGYSVKTVATKYPKVARTFFENRDMDVRIIKIEGSVELAPLLGLAEAIVDLVETGNTLKENGLEILEIICPISARLIVNSAVMKLRKDEIEALVDRMNQAIQKKEEKVCSNRFS, via the coding sequence ATGACTCCGTTAAGAATAGCGCTGACAAAGGGTCGCCTGGAAGAAAAAACGGTGGCTCTGCTGGAAAAAATGGGTTACGATTGCTCTCAAGTGCACAATAAAGGCAGAAAACTGATTTTACCCGTGGGAGACGGCGAAATCGAGGTGGTTCTGGCCAAGGCGGCCGATGTAATTACCTATGTTCAACACGGGGTGTGTGATTTGGGTGTTGTAGGCAAAGATACGATTATGGAAAGCAACGGTGGTTTTTTCGAGGTGCTTGATCTCGGCTTCGGAAAATGCCGGTTCGCGGTAGCCGGCCCCCGGGGTTCCGATATTTTTGAAGGATACTCGGTCAAAACCGTGGCGACAAAATACCCGAAGGTGGCCCGCACCTTCTTTGAAAACCGGGACATGGATGTGCGTATCATCAAAATTGAAGGCTCGGTGGAGCTGGCCCCACTGCTCGGCCTGGCCGAGGCCATTGTAGACCTGGTGGAAACCGGAAACACCCTCAAGGAAAACGGACTTGAGATTCTCGAGATTATCTGCCCGATTTCTGCCCGACTGATTGTCAATTCAGCGGTGATGAAGCTGAGAAAGGATGAGATCGAGGCGCTGGTCGACCGTATGAATCAGGCCATCCAAAAGAAGGAGGAAAAGGTATGCTCAAACCGATTCAGTTAA
- a CDS encoding PolC-type DNA polymerase III, which translates to MKTFAEVFGTYLNIPGLSGPVPEGTVLSLRIDEQNRELAIEAAFPALVERRVLFALEQQLTEALNVRRVTVLPRYAKELFQTEYFPELAQELRRRDASLNGSLKGASARLEQGTLTITLSHGGRDMLLSRGFDKAASRLIQEEFGLTLKVDFDGTVAVQADDARFIERVRQEQETERRQATAEEMTHYESMMNEGGGKAKKKPHTVNVRGGDTLLPSILPDTAKLLYGRMGRSTKPVPIGRVGPESGTVTIWGEIFSMDERQTRDKSKKIYSINITDYTGSMTLKLIEDNSQCRALDTLKRGSTVLVSGEISYDKYDHEIVLRPRGISTVEQLKVVDDAPEKRVELHLHTSMSSMDGITPVGDLIKRAAEWGHKAIAITDHGVAQAYPDAMNAAAAVRKKGGEFKILYGIESYFVNDMVPALVGETENTLEDEFISFDIETTGLSAENDRMTEIGAVRIKNGEIADSFDLFVNPGMHIPAKITELTGITDEMVKDAVSEEEALRQFYEFCGESPVLLAHNAAFDTSFMHAAAERHGMDFPYPYIDTLPMCRSMLKDIKNYKLDTVAKYLKLDPFNHHRACDDAAVLAKIFQNLLIRLKEDTGATRVKDINTCLAGGNPKKIRPVHQIILVKNQTGLKNLYKLISFSHLNYFYQKPRIPKSVLVKYREGLLLGSACEAGELYRAVAGGQPWSTLKEIADFYDYLEIQPIDNNLFMVRNGQVPNEETLREYNRTIIRLGEELNKPVVATCDVHFLDPKDGDYRKILMAGQGFADADAQAPLYLRTTPEMLEEFAYLGKEKAYEVVVTNTNKIADMVEELSPIPPGVFPPFIDGAEEELNRISWERAKEIYGDPLPEIVHSRLKRELDSINKHGFSVLYMTAQKLVADSEAHGYLVGSRGSVGSSFVANISGISEVNPLAPHYICPHCKNSEFITDGSYGSGFDLPPKQCPVCGTEYDRDGHTIPFETFLGFDGDKTPDIDLNFSGEYQSDAHRYTETLFGKDNVFKAGTIATVADKTAIGFVRKYAEEQGTVLHRAEELRLATGCTGVKRTTGQHPGGMVVVPRGMDIYDFCPVQHPANDQNSDNITTHFDFHAIHDTICKLDELGHDVPTIYRYLEDYTGIPVMKVSMSDPQVMSLFHSTEALGVTPEDIDSPTGTFSLPEVGTSFVRQMLMDAQPKTFSDLLQVSGLSHGTDVWLGNAQDLIKNKTCTISEVIGTRDSIMTYLLLKGLEPKMAFKIMEITRKGKASQLLTPEHIQAMKDHNVPQWYIDSCMKIKYMFPKAHAAAYMISTLRLGWYKVHHPVEYYAAYFTVRGEDFDGAVVLQGREAVRRKMNEITMKGKEASKKEEDAFATFQIVNEMLARNIQVLPIDLYRSDARKYLVEEGKIRLPFASLSGVGEAAANSLAAARETGGPYISIDDLQTRAKVSKSVIEALQTANALNGLPASSQMSLF; encoded by the coding sequence ATGAAAACCTTTGCTGAAGTGTTTGGTACATACCTCAATATCCCCGGTTTGTCCGGGCCTGTGCCGGAGGGAACTGTGCTTTCCCTGCGGATCGACGAGCAGAACCGGGAGCTGGCGATCGAGGCGGCGTTTCCGGCTTTGGTGGAGCGCCGTGTTCTTTTTGCGCTGGAACAACAGCTGACGGAAGCGCTGAATGTTCGCAGAGTGACGGTACTGCCCCGTTACGCAAAAGAATTGTTCCAAACGGAGTATTTTCCGGAGCTGGCACAGGAGCTGCGGCGCAGGGATGCCAGCCTGAACGGTAGCCTGAAGGGTGCCTCTGCGCGTTTGGAGCAGGGTACCCTTACCATCACACTCTCGCACGGCGGACGTGACATGCTGCTTTCGCGCGGGTTTGACAAAGCGGCCTCCCGCCTGATTCAGGAGGAGTTCGGCCTGACGCTCAAGGTGGATTTTGATGGTACGGTTGCCGTTCAGGCGGACGACGCCCGTTTCATCGAACGGGTCAGGCAGGAGCAGGAAACAGAGCGCCGTCAGGCGACCGCTGAGGAAATGACACATTACGAGTCCATGATGAACGAGGGCGGAGGTAAAGCCAAAAAGAAACCGCATACTGTTAATGTGCGTGGCGGCGATACGCTTTTACCGTCGATTCTGCCGGATACGGCGAAGCTGCTGTACGGCCGTATGGGACGCAGTACGAAACCCGTTCCGATCGGCCGGGTCGGGCCGGAATCCGGCACGGTGACCATCTGGGGCGAGATTTTCAGTATGGACGAGCGCCAGACCCGCGATAAATCAAAAAAAATCTATTCTATCAATATTACGGATTACACCGGTTCCATGACCTTAAAGCTGATTGAAGACAACAGCCAGTGTCGTGCGCTGGATACTTTGAAAAGGGGAAGTACGGTTCTGGTCAGCGGTGAAATCAGCTACGATAAGTACGACCACGAAATCGTGCTTCGCCCGCGCGGCATCAGCACAGTAGAGCAGCTGAAGGTTGTGGATGACGCGCCCGAAAAACGTGTGGAGCTGCATCTGCATACCTCCATGTCCAGCATGGACGGCATCACGCCTGTGGGCGACCTGATTAAGCGTGCCGCCGAATGGGGACATAAGGCGATCGCCATTACCGACCACGGTGTGGCACAGGCCTACCCGGACGCGATGAACGCCGCCGCAGCCGTCCGTAAAAAGGGCGGAGAATTTAAGATTCTGTATGGCATCGAATCCTATTTTGTCAACGATATGGTTCCCGCGCTGGTAGGCGAAACGGAAAACACATTAGAGGATGAGTTCATCTCATTCGATATTGAAACCACCGGCCTGAGCGCGGAGAATGACCGTATGACAGAAATTGGCGCGGTGCGGATCAAAAACGGAGAGATTGCCGACAGCTTCGATCTTTTCGTCAATCCCGGAATGCACATCCCGGCTAAAATTACCGAGCTGACCGGCATTACAGATGAAATGGTAAAGGACGCTGTGTCTGAAGAGGAAGCTTTGCGGCAGTTTTATGAGTTCTGCGGGGAAAGCCCGGTGCTGCTGGCACATAACGCCGCGTTCGATACCTCGTTTATGCACGCCGCCGCCGAGCGCCACGGAATGGATTTTCCTTACCCGTACATCGATACCCTGCCAATGTGCCGCTCGATGCTCAAGGACATCAAAAACTATAAGCTCGATACGGTGGCCAAATATCTGAAACTGGACCCGTTCAATCATCACCGCGCGTGCGACGATGCGGCGGTGCTGGCAAAAATTTTTCAGAATCTGCTGATCCGTCTGAAAGAAGACACCGGTGCTACGCGCGTGAAAGACATCAATACATGCCTGGCCGGGGGGAACCCAAAGAAGATTCGCCCGGTACATCAGATCATTCTGGTGAAGAACCAGACGGGTCTCAAGAATCTGTATAAGCTGATTTCCTTTTCTCATCTGAATTATTTTTACCAGAAGCCGCGTATCCCCAAGAGCGTTCTGGTAAAATACCGCGAGGGCTTGCTGCTCGGCAGCGCTTGTGAAGCGGGAGAGCTTTACCGCGCGGTCGCCGGCGGCCAGCCGTGGTCTACGCTGAAGGAAATCGCGGATTTCTACGATTATCTCGAGATTCAGCCGATTGACAACAATCTGTTCATGGTGCGCAATGGTCAGGTGCCAAACGAAGAAACACTGCGGGAGTATAACCGCACAATCATCCGTTTGGGCGAAGAACTGAACAAGCCTGTCGTCGCTACCTGTGACGTTCATTTTCTAGACCCGAAGGACGGGGATTACCGAAAAATCTTGATGGCGGGGCAGGGGTTTGCCGACGCGGACGCGCAGGCGCCGTTGTACCTGCGCACTACGCCCGAAATGTTGGAGGAGTTTGCATACCTCGGCAAGGAAAAGGCGTATGAAGTGGTTGTGACCAACACGAATAAAATCGCGGATATGGTCGAAGAGCTTTCTCCGATTCCACCCGGGGTGTTCCCGCCGTTTATCGACGGAGCGGAGGAAGAGCTAAACCGCATTTCATGGGAGCGAGCCAAAGAGATATATGGTGACCCTCTCCCCGAGATCGTTCACAGCCGCCTGAAGCGCGAGCTGGATTCCATCAATAAGCACGGTTTCTCCGTGCTGTATATGACGGCCCAAAAGCTTGTGGCCGATTCCGAGGCACACGGTTATCTGGTTGGCTCCCGTGGTTCGGTTGGTTCATCGTTTGTGGCGAATATCTCCGGTATTTCTGAGGTAAACCCGCTGGCGCCGCACTATATCTGCCCGCACTGCAAAAACAGTGAATTCATTACAGACGGCAGCTATGGTTCAGGCTTTGACCTGCCGCCCAAGCAGTGTCCCGTTTGCGGCACCGAATACGACCGTGATGGCCATACCATCCCGTTCGAAACCTTTCTGGGCTTTGACGGCGACAAAACGCCTGATATCGACCTGAATTTCTCCGGCGAGTACCAGAGTGACGCCCATCGCTACACGGAAACGCTGTTCGGCAAGGACAACGTCTTTAAGGCAGGCACCATCGCAACTGTGGCGGATAAAACGGCTATCGGTTTTGTCCGCAAATACGCCGAGGAGCAGGGGACAGTTCTGCACCGCGCCGAAGAGCTGCGCCTGGCTACCGGCTGCACCGGCGTCAAGCGTACCACCGGCCAGCACCCGGGCGGCATGGTCGTTGTACCGCGCGGGATGGACATTTACGATTTCTGCCCGGTGCAGCACCCGGCCAACGATCAGAACTCCGACAACATCACCACACACTTCGACTTCCACGCCATCCATGATACGATCTGTAAGCTCGACGAGCTCGGGCATGATGTTCCGACCATCTACCGCTATCTTGAGGATTACACCGGAATCCCGGTCATGAAGGTTTCGATGAGCGACCCGCAGGTGATGTCGCTGTTTCATTCCACAGAGGCGCTCGGCGTCACGCCGGAGGACATTGATTCCCCCACGGGAACCTTTTCTTTACCGGAGGTAGGTACCAGCTTTGTCCGACAGATGCTGATGGACGCACAGCCCAAAACCTTCTCCGACCTGCTCCAGGTTTCCGGTTTGTCTCATGGTACCGATGTTTGGCTCGGCAACGCGCAGGATTTGATCAAGAATAAAACCTGCACGATTTCAGAAGTAATCGGTACGCGAGACAGCATCATGACGTATTTGCTGCTCAAGGGCCTCGAGCCCAAAATGGCGTTTAAGATCATGGAGATTACCCGAAAGGGTAAAGCATCCCAACTGCTGACGCCCGAGCATATTCAGGCGATGAAGGATCACAATGTACCGCAGTGGTATATTGATTCCTGTATGAAGATTAAGTACATGTTCCCGAAAGCCCATGCGGCGGCTTACATGATTTCAACTCTGCGCCTCGGCTGGTATAAGGTGCATCACCCCGTAGAGTATTATGCCGCCTATTTCACTGTGCGCGGCGAAGACTTTGACGGTGCTGTGGTGTTGCAGGGGCGAGAGGCCGTGCGCCGCAAAATGAATGAAATTACGATGAAGGGCAAGGAGGCCAGCAAAAAGGAAGAGGATGCCTTTGCCACCTTCCAAATCGTCAACGAGATGCTGGCTCGCAATATTCAGGTTTTGCCGATCGATTTGTACCGTTCCGACGCGAGAAAGTATCTAGTGGAGGAAGGCAAGATCCGTCTGCCGTTTGCGTCGCTTTCCGGTGTGGGCGAGGCGGCCGCTAACAGCTTGGCTGCGGCGCGTGAAACCGGTGGGCCGTACATTTCCATCGATGATCTGCAGACCCGCGCTAAGGTTTCCAAATCGGTGATCGAAGCGCTGCAGACGGCGAACGCGCTGAACGGCTTACCTGCAAGCAGCCAGATGAGCTTGTTTTGA
- the hisD gene encoding histidinol dehydrogenase, protein MLKPIQLSGNEGRRTVEQIRRRGEEKDQLVDARVAEILEQVKTRGDAAVDEYTLRFDGSLPAKRELGREEMAELSKDCAPEFIAALERAAQNIRDFHQRQAQQSWLTTREDGVLMGQRVRGLHRVGIYVPGGTAAYPSSVLMNAIPAKIAQVGEIVMATPPQKDGRPNPNILAAALIAGVDRIFLMGGAQAAAALAYGTETVPRVDKIVGPGNIYVATAKKQLYGVVDIDMIAGPSEILVLADETANPVYLAADLLSQAEHDVLASAILLTPSLSLAQEVAKELERQTAQLERREIMEQSLQNYGALLVCDTMKEAVAFANSLAPEHLEVCCENPIEYLGCLDNAGSVFLGNYSPEPLGDYYAGANHVLPTGGTARFFSPLSVDSFLKKSSFIYYTKQALEAAGPDVMTLAKAEGLTAHANSIKVRM, encoded by the coding sequence ATGCTCAAACCGATTCAGTTAAGCGGTAATGAAGGCCGCCGCACCGTGGAACAAATCCGCCGTCGTGGAGAGGAAAAGGATCAACTGGTTGATGCTCGCGTTGCGGAGATTCTGGAACAGGTTAAAACCCGCGGCGACGCGGCTGTGGATGAATACACCCTGCGGTTCGACGGTTCGCTGCCTGCAAAGCGCGAGCTGGGGCGCGAGGAGATGGCAGAGCTTTCCAAAGACTGCGCCCCCGAATTTATCGCCGCACTGGAACGTGCCGCGCAGAATATCCGCGATTTTCACCAGCGTCAGGCGCAGCAAAGCTGGCTGACGACCCGTGAGGACGGTGTTCTGATGGGCCAGCGGGTGCGCGGGCTGCACAGAGTCGGCATCTATGTTCCCGGCGGTACGGCGGCATATCCTTCTTCCGTGCTGATGAACGCAATCCCTGCGAAAATTGCGCAGGTGGGTGAAATTGTGATGGCGACGCCGCCCCAAAAGGATGGCAGGCCGAACCCGAATATTCTGGCGGCTGCGCTGATCGCCGGGGTGGATCGTATCTTCCTGATGGGCGGGGCGCAGGCTGCGGCGGCGCTTGCCTACGGTACCGAGACCGTCCCGCGGGTGGACAAGATTGTTGGCCCGGGCAATATTTATGTTGCCACGGCGAAAAAGCAGCTGTACGGCGTTGTGGACATCGACATGATTGCGGGGCCTAGCGAGATCCTCGTTCTGGCGGATGAAACGGCGAATCCGGTGTACCTTGCCGCAGACCTGCTCTCGCAGGCGGAGCACGATGTGCTGGCTTCTGCGATTCTGCTCACGCCGAGCCTCAGCCTTGCACAGGAGGTTGCCAAAGAGCTGGAACGCCAAACCGCTCAGCTGGAGCGCCGCGAAATCATGGAGCAGTCGCTCCAGAATTACGGAGCTCTCCTTGTTTGCGATACCATGAAAGAGGCCGTTGCTTTTGCGAACAGCCTTGCTCCGGAGCACCTGGAGGTCTGCTGTGAAAACCCCATCGAATACCTTGGCTGCCTCGACAATGCCGGCTCCGTCTTTTTGGGGAATTACTCCCCCGAGCCGCTGGGCGATTATTATGCGGGCGCGAACCATGTTCTTCCCACCGGGGGAACGGCTCGGTTCTTCTCGCCGCTTTCCGTGGACAGCTTCTTGAAAAAATCCAGCTTTATTTATTATACCAAGCAGGCGCTTGAGGCCGCCGGGCCAGACGTAATGACTCTGGCGAAAGCGGAAGGTCTGACGGCTCACGCCAATTCCATCAAAGTGAGGATGTGA
- the ispG gene encoding flavodoxin-dependent (E)-4-hydroxy-3-methylbut-2-enyl-diphosphate synthase — protein sequence MNRKMTRKLNVGDVAVGGGSPISIQSMLNIPAANVEGNVRQACELEAAGCEILRVAIPNQEAVRLIPAIKEAITIPLVADIHFDYRLALESVDAGIDKIRINPGNIGSDDRVKAVAHACLAHGVPIRIGVNSGSLEKEILAKYGGPTAQALCESALFHASLLEKFDFGDIVLSMKSSRVDTMIEAYELASQACDYPLHLGVTEAGTERMGLIKSSIGIGSLLQRGIGDTIRVSLTADPVREIAAATDILKALNLRGGVQMVSCPTCGRTNIDLIAIAGEVERRLTSCQKPITVAVMGCAVNGPGEAREADIGIAGGNGIGLIFKKGEIVRRVPEDRLVDSLMEEIESL from the coding sequence ATGAACCGAAAAATGACAAGAAAGCTGAATGTGGGCGACGTCGCGGTCGGCGGCGGTTCGCCCATTTCCATTCAATCTATGCTGAATATTCCAGCGGCAAATGTGGAAGGCAATGTGCGTCAGGCGTGTGAGCTGGAAGCAGCCGGCTGTGAGATTCTTCGCGTTGCGATTCCAAATCAGGAGGCGGTGCGGCTGATCCCGGCGATCAAAGAGGCGATAACGATTCCTCTCGTGGCGGATATTCATTTTGATTACCGGCTGGCGCTCGAGTCCGTTGACGCCGGCATCGACAAAATTCGCATTAACCCCGGCAATATCGGCTCAGACGACCGCGTTAAGGCGGTGGCGCATGCCTGCCTCGCACACGGCGTCCCGATCCGAATCGGGGTCAACTCCGGTTCTTTGGAAAAAGAAATTCTGGCAAAGTACGGCGGGCCTACGGCGCAGGCGCTTTGCGAAAGCGCGCTGTTCCATGCGTCGCTGCTGGAAAAGTTTGATTTTGGGGACATCGTTCTTTCCATGAAATCTTCACGGGTGGATACGATGATTGAAGCGTATGAGCTTGCGTCGCAGGCGTGTGATTATCCGCTGCATCTTGGCGTTACGGAGGCCGGAACGGAGCGGATGGGCCTGATTAAATCCTCGATTGGGATTGGTTCTTTGTTGCAGCGCGGCATTGGGGACACCATTCGGGTATCGCTCACGGCAGACCCCGTACGCGAGATCGCCGCGGCCACGGATATTTTGAAAGCACTGAATCTTCGCGGCGGGGTACAGATGGTATCGTGCCCGACCTGCGGGAGAACTAATATTGATCTGATCGCGATTGCCGGGGAAGTGGAACGCCGTTTAACCTCCTGCCAAAAGCCGATTACCGTTGCGGTGATGGGCTGTGCGGTTAACGGGCCGGGCGAAGCACGTGAGGCCGATATTGGCATTGCGGGCGGAAACGGCATTGGTCTGATCTTTAAAAAAGGGGAGATTGTGCGCCGTGTCCCCGAGGACAGGCTTGTGGATAGCCTGATGGAAGAAATTGAGTCGCTGTAA
- the hisB gene encoding imidazoleglycerol-phosphate dehydratase HisB produces MRTAEQSRETRETQISVRLKLEGGETKIQTGIGFFDHMLQAFATHGGFGLQVQVQGDLFVDGHHTVEDTGIVLGRAFRQALGDRSGIARFGSFFVPMDETLAFAAVDVSGRPFLVFQAEFPQQVVGEFDAYLTEEFFRAFAMNAELTLHTRVEYGKNSHHMIEAMFKAVAHALRLAVAETTPGQVLSTKGSL; encoded by the coding sequence ATGAGAACAGCAGAGCAGTCCCGCGAAACGCGGGAAACCCAAATCAGCGTCCGGCTGAAGCTGGAGGGCGGGGAAACAAAAATCCAGACCGGAATCGGGTTTTTCGACCATATGCTGCAGGCATTTGCTACCCATGGCGGTTTCGGTTTACAGGTACAGGTGCAGGGCGACCTGTTCGTAGACGGTCACCACACGGTGGAGGATACCGGCATCGTTCTGGGTCGCGCGTTCCGTCAGGCCCTGGGGGATCGTTCGGGCATCGCGCGCTTCGGCAGCTTTTTTGTGCCCATGGATGAAACGCTGGCATTCGCGGCGGTGGATGTGAGCGGCAGGCCGTTTTTGGTGTTTCAGGCGGAGTTTCCCCAGCAGGTGGTGGGGGAGTTCGACGCCTACCTTACGGAGGAATTCTTCCGCGCCTTTGCCATGAACGCGGAGCTAACCCTGCATACCCGGGTGGAATACGGCAAAAATTCGCACCATATGATCGAAGCGATGTTCAAGGCAGTTGCGCACGCGCTGCGGCTGGCCGTTGCCGAAACCACACCGGGGCAGGTGCTGTCCACGAAGGGCAGCCTGTAA
- the hisC gene encoding histidinol-phosphate transaminase encodes MSLYQLNSKIKDLTPYEPLEGDFRIRLDANESFLSLPTNVMSKMMDSFAYTAFNRYPDPLAVDVCRVFAQYYGIRPENVTAGNGSDELISVLMTAFLMKGDTVLTLSPDFTMYRFYSSLVEAQCVEVVKKSDLTIDVEELISVANQTGAKMILFSNPCNPTSLGLSREQVRKIIRSVSALVILDEAYMDFWDQSLIQETEQYDNLVVLRTCSKAISLAALRLGFAVANQTITAAMQAVKSPYNVNSVTQNAGAVVLSYPKMLDRSIEKIIDSRKALSQGLQRLLEKNPGRFLLYPSCTNFVLLRLSDARHVYEKLLTEGIAVRLMGDFLRITAGSSAENLDLLTALEQIL; translated from the coding sequence ATGTCATTGTACCAGCTGAACAGCAAAATCAAAGACTTAACGCCATATGAGCCGCTGGAGGGCGATTTCCGGATCCGGCTGGACGCCAATGAATCCTTTTTATCACTGCCGACGAATGTTATGTCGAAGATGATGGACTCGTTTGCGTATACGGCCTTCAACCGTTATCCTGACCCGTTGGCCGTCGATGTGTGCCGTGTATTTGCGCAATACTATGGTATCCGTCCGGAAAATGTAACGGCGGGCAATGGCTCCGACGAGCTGATTTCTGTTTTGATGACCGCTTTCCTGATGAAAGGGGACACCGTACTCACGCTTTCTCCCGATTTTACCATGTACCGGTTTTATTCCTCGCTTGTAGAGGCTCAGTGCGTGGAGGTCGTGAAAAAAAGCGATTTGACCATTGATGTGGAGGAACTGATCTCCGTTGCAAATCAGACCGGAGCAAAGATGATTCTGTTTTCCAATCCCTGCAACCCAACTTCGCTGGGTCTTTCCCGTGAGCAGGTGCGGAAAATCATTCGTTCCGTGAGCGCCCTGGTGATTCTGGATGAAGCCTATATGGATTTCTGGGATCAATCCCTGATTCAGGAAACAGAGCAGTACGATAATCTGGTGGTGCTGCGTACCTGCTCCAAGGCGATCAGCCTTGCGGCACTCCGTCTCGGTTTTGCCGTGGCCAACCAGACGATCACCGCGGCGATGCAGGCGGTCAAATCTCCGTATAATGTCAATTCCGTCACGCAGAATGCGGGCGCTGTGGTGCTTTCATACCCAAAGATGCTGGATCGTTCGATTGAGAAAATCATCGATTCCCGTAAGGCTTTGTCGCAAGGGCTGCAGAGGCTTCTGGAAAAGAACCCCGGCAGATTTCTTCTGTACCCAAGCTGCACCAATTTTGTGCTGCTTCGTCTTTCAGATGCGCGGCACGTGTACGAAAAGCTTTTGACCGAAGGCATCGCAGTGCGCCTGATGGGTGATTTCCTGCGCATTACCGCCGGTTCTTCTGCGGAAAATTTGGATCTGCTTACCGCGCTGGAACAGATTTTATAG